GGCCCTAGACATTCCTTTTTTCGATGGGGACGATTATCATCCAAAAGAGAATATTCTGAAAATGTCCAATGGACAGGCATTGAACGATAAGGATAGACAGGGCTGGTTGGAGACATTGAATGATTTGGCTAAGCGAGAGCTGCAAGGTCAAGGGGCAATCATTGCTTGCTCAGCGTTAAAAGCCTCTTACCGTGAAATATTAAACAGACAAATTCAAAAGGATGTACATTGGGCCTTTCTGAATGGTTCATTCGAAGAAATAAAGAAGCGGATCAGGGGTAGAGAAGGACATTTTATGAGTGTCGACCTGTTGCAGTCTCAGTTTGATTCTTTAGAAGTACCTGAGCATGCCATCGATGTAGATATAAGTTTAACACCTAAAAAAATAGTAGAAGTGATTAGTAATCAGTTAGAAAAGTCAGTATTTGGCTTATTTGGACTAGGGGTCATGGGCAAGAGCCTCGCAAGAAACCTAGCGAGCAGAGGATTCAATATCTCCCTATTCAATAGACATGTGGACGGGCAAGAAGTGGACGTGGCTAAAAATTTTAAAGAGGAATTTTCCGAGTTGTCCGCTGCAGCTCCATTCGACAATGTGGCTGCGTTTGTAGGTTCACTCCAAAAACCACGAAAGATCATGCTCATGGTGAATGCCGGCAAGATTGTAGATGATGTCATAGAAGACCTTTTGCCGCATTTGGAAGATGGAGATATCTTGATCGATGGTGGAAACTCCAACTATAACGACACCAACGCACGCGTTGAATATTTAAAATCTAAGAACATCAAATTCGTCGGAACAGGAGTTTCTGGTGGCGAAGAAGGTGCACTCAAAGGACCTTCCATCATGCCTGGTTGTGACCCTGAAGCTTATCAGGAAGTGAAGCCGTACCTGGAGGCTATTGCCGCCAAGGATGCCAACGGATTGCCGTGCTGTGCTTGGATAGGAAAAGGAGGCAGCGGCCATTTTGTGAAAATGGTACACAATGGAATTGAATACGTGGAGATGCAGCTCTTGGCCGAAGTCTTTACCATTTTGCAAGGAATGGGTAAAACGCCAGATCAGATAGCCGATATTCTAGAATCTTGGAAAGCGACTAGCAACAGCTACTTGCTGGAAATCACGATTGATATTCTTCGCAAAAAAGAGGGAGACGACTGGCTAGTGAATAAAATTATGGACAAGGCCGGTAACAAGGGAACAGGCAACTGGACCGCCATAGCTTCTGCGCAGTTGGGTGTGCCTAGTACAATGATTACTTCCGCACTTTATGCTCGCTACATTTCTTTCTACAAAGAAGAGCGCATGACGGCCAATAAAAACATCACGCCGCAGAGCGAAAAGTCTTTAAACTTTACTGCGGAGGAATTATTGGAAGCTTATCAGTTTGCCAGATTGATGAATCATTATCAGGGATTTAAGCTTATCCTCGAAGCATCGAATAGTTACAACTGGGAACTGAACCTGAGCGAACTCTCAAGAATCTGGACCAATGGATGTATCATTCGCTCCGATCTCATGGTGGAATTGGTGGATTTATTTAAAATTTCAGATAACCTATTGGTTAATGAGGCGATCATTCAAAAGCTGAAAAAATTGAAGCCAAGTGCCAAAAAAGTGGTGGCAGCATGCGTGCTTGGCGAGATGGCAATACCTAACCTCAGCGAGTCGATCAACTTCCTAAATAGTTTTACAGTGGCTGAGTCGTCCGCCAATTTGCTGCAAGCGCAACGCGACTATTTTGGCGCACACACTTACCAAAGAAAAGACGACAATTCCGGAAAATTCTATCACACCGATTGGCTCAACGACTAATTCAAAAACAAAAATATATGACAGCATCAGACAATAATACGTCCATTTTAAAGCGAATCCTTTCTGTTATTCTAGGATTTGGTCCAGGGATATTTGCCATTGGGTATACCATCGGTACGGGCAGTGTCACTTCCATGATTGTGGCAGGGAGCCAATTCGGCATGCAATTGTTGTGGGTGCTTTTTTTGAGTTGTTTGTTTTCTGGCGTTTTGATGTTTGCCTATGGAAACTATGCACTGATCACTGGCGAAACGGCCCTGTATGGTTTCAAGAAACATTTCAAATATGGCAAGGTCATGGCCATATTAATCATTGTTGGCATTTCTTTCGGTCAATGGAACTCGTTGATGGGGATATTGGGGATCTCCTCCAATATCATATATGAAATTCTCGCACTCAATTTCGAAGGGCTGTCGGCCTACCAATACGAAGTTGTTTTAGGCGTCGCTATTGTTATTATCGTTACGTTTTATTTGTTGATGTTGGTTGGTCGATACACCTTCTTCGAAAAGATTTTGGTCGTGTTTGTCTCTTTTATGGCGGTTTCGTTTATCGTCTCTTTTTGTTTTGTTCAACCTCATGGTGTGGATGTGATCAAGGGTTTGATCCCGACGATTCCAGATGTGCCGGGTGGCAAGATGCTGGTGGCCGCCTTTGTAGGCACGACCATGGCAGCGGCTACTTTCTTGTCGCGTCCATTATTTGTGAAAGGCAAGGGATGGACCATCAAGAACTTGGATCAGCAAAAGAAAGATTCTATCACTGCGGCAATCCTGATTTTTGTGATCAGTCGCGTGATTATGGCGGTAGCCGCAGGCGCTCTTTTTTATGACGGCAGGCAAGTCACCAAAGTTATAGACATGGCCAACACACTGGAGCCTGTGGCTGGCAAATGGGCGGTTACGATCTTCTTTTGTGGTGCCTTAAGTGCTGGGCTGTCTTCGATATTCCCTTGCTTGTTAATTGCTCCATTGCTCATCGCTGATTATCAATCTGGAATCTTAGACACGAATTCCACACGCTTTAGAGTTATTACTGCGATCGCCTGTCTGGTGGCATTGATCGGGCCTGCCTTTGGAGCCAATCCCATTCAAATTCAAATATTAAGTCAGGTGTTCAATGTTTTTGTTTTACCAATTGTAGTTTTGGGAATCATTCTCATGTTGAGTAATAAGAAGGTGATGAAAGACTATAAAACCAGTCTTGGAGTGTATGTGGGAATATATGCTGCGTTGTTTTTTTCATTGGTAATATCCTACAACGGCGTGGCAGCACTTTTAACTTATTTTGAATAAAGGGGATTAACCAACTGATTATAATTTACGGCAGTGAAAATAAGTTTGATAGATCAGCAGGCGAATAGGGTATTACAGAATGAAGTGATCTGTAAAATCCGAGACCTGATCAACACTAGAAATTTGGAGCGAGGAGATAAACTACCTTCAGAACGGACGATGTCTGAAAAGTTTATGGTCAAGAGAAATCATGTACGAGAGGCCATCCGAAAATTGGAGTTTTATGGGATGCTCAAATCAGTTTCTCAAAGTGGGACGATCCTGGCTATTGGGCTGACCGGCTTCAACGGAATGGTGGATGAGATTGTATCGATGGATGCCCCTGCTTTCAAAGAATTGGTAGAAACGAGAATTTCTTTAGAACTGGAGATGGTGGGTTTGGCTGCTGCAAGACGTTCAACCGCTGACTTAGAAAAGATTAAAAATGCACTCGAGGCCTTTAAAGTCAAGATGGCTCGTGGTGAAGATTATTTGGAAGAAGATCTGTTGTTTCATTTAGCTATAGCTAAAGCAAGTAAGAACAGTACGATGGTTTCACTCATGCTTTTATTGACTCCTCCCATATTATCAACATATGAGAGAGAAACAGTTTGTGAAGGCGATGAAGCAAAGTCTGAAATTAAAAAGCATGAAGATGTTTATTTAGCCATCAAATCAGGTGACTCCGAGCAGGCTACAGAGATGATGAAAAAGCATTTTTTCAAGTTGTCTGAGTATTTAAAAAGTCGAGATTAAGAGGGGAATAGAGTTGAATTGTACTCAAATGGATCTTGTATTAGGAACCATTCCAATTGTTAGAATGTCGTGTTTAAGACATTTTGCTACCATCATAAATAATATTCACAAAGCTTTTCGTTAAATTGTATGTAGATACATTAAAACCAAAAACAACCATGAACCGAAAAGTATTTCTAACTAAGGTAAGCGCAGCCCTTTTGGCCGGAATCCCTTTATTGTCCTTGTGGAATTGTTCTGATAACTCAGAGGATGAAATGGACATGGGTATGGATGGAGACTCTTCAAAAAGCTGCATAGACAACGGCACCTCGATTTCAATAGACGGTAATCACGGTCACTCTTTGACAGTGTCAAAAGCAGACGTTGATGCTGGAACAGCAAAAACTTATGACATTACCGGCTCAAGTGGTCACTCGCACAGTGTGACAGTCTCTAGTTCTAATTTTGCTTCGCTAAAGGACAATACTAGTGTGAATATTGACTCTACTTCTGGAGATGGTCATACGCATAGCATAACTGTTTCCTGCGCTTAATCAGCCGCAGGGTTGGGAAAGTTGTCTGATTCATCTTCACCAGGTCGTTTGTGCAGGCACTGAAAATCTTTTTCTACTAATATTCTGACATGGGTTTGGTCGGCATTTTCAAATCCAACCAAATCAGTATCGGTCCATCGCGAACCCAAATTTTTTGGAACTTGGACAGAAATATTAGCACCATCAAAATCTACTGACACTTCATCTTGTTGGGACGACACCAGTTGATAAGTGAGTGACCTGTTGCCAAACTGAATGGCATCACCGACCTGGCCTTTGGACGCAAATTGATCTACTTCACTTTGGCTTAGTCTCAGCCTTACGAAATTCCCGTTGATTCTGATTTTCATAGCATGAATTTAAGAATTCAAAATTACATTTTCTTTTCCTGAGTAAATATTGAAAGAATCCTTTTTTAAGAAACCAATGAGGGTAATGTTCTGCTGTAGGCACAAGTCAACGGCAAGACTCGACGGTGCTCCCAATGCTACAATAATTCTAATACCCACCATCGCTGACTTCTGAATCATTTCAAAACCTAATCGTCCACTGAGCCACAGAATCTTGTCAGATAAGTCAATCTGATTTAGAGTACTCACGCCTATGATTTTGTCTAAGGCATTGTGTCTGCCAATATCCTCTCGTAGCATGAGTAAATTGCCTTGCAAGTCAAACAAGGCTGCTGCATGTAGTCCTCCGGTGTACTTGAAGGTATTCTGATGCGCTGTTAGTTTATTTGTGAGAGATTGAATGACATCCTGAGAAACTGAAAGTGGTGTCTGGTTGGATTGCGGAATCTCATAGTTTAATGCTTCTAATGCCGCCTTTCCGCATACTCCACAGCTTGACGTGGAATAAAAATTTCTTTTGAATTTGTCAGGGTCAACCGCCAAGTCATTTTTCAACTCAACTTTGAGTGTGTTCTCAGGTTGCTTTGCTTGCATGCAGTATTTAGCAGATAAGATATCTGCTGGAGATTTTATAATTCCCTCCGAAAGCAAAAAGCCTCTGGCTAGTTCTTCGTCTGCTCCCGGCGTTCGCATAGTTACTGCAAGCGAAAACTCCAATCTTTTAGTTTCTCCTCCATAGCCGATTCTAATTTCTAAAGGTTCTTCTTTGACCAGCAAGTCATTAGTGAGCTCATTTTCACCATTTTTTATTTTTAATATTTCAGATGTGGCTATACCTACCGTGCTCATTTTCGTATCTCTAGGAAGAATTTAAAATCCGTTATAAATGTATATCATATCCCTGACTTACAAAGTTCCGATAGAAAATATAGATCAATATTTGGATGATCATGTCAACTATTTGAATGACCAATATGAACAAGGAAATTTTCTAATGTCAGGAAAGAAAGTGCCTAGAACTGGAGGAGTCATATTGGCTAATGCCAACAACAGAGATGAAATTTCGCAAATCCTTGCGCAGGACCCATTTTACCAACACCAGTTGGCTGATTATGAGGTCGTCGAGTTTGTACCTTCTAAATCTGTAAAGGAACTGGAGTATTTATTAGACTGATCAAGTTAGGATTTGCTTCGTTTGAATAACTTTGAAACCTATGAGTGAAATTCAAATTAAAGTGGTGGCATTCGGAATTGCTAGAGATATCATAGGCGGCAGAGAGCTTGATTTGACTTTGGAGCAAGGCACAAAGGCGCATGAGGCCATGCATGTATTGAAATCTCAGTATCCAGGATTTGAGCAATTGACTTCTCTCAATTTGGCTATCAATGAAGAATACGTAGATGACAATCATACCATCAAAGAAGGAGATGAATTGGTGCTCATTCCACCCGTAAGCGGAGGTTGATAATTATGATAGAAATCACAGACAAGAAAATCGACGTAGCCGTACTTATTGCTGCTGTTGCTCATGACGGTGCTGGAGCCACTGATGTATTTATTGGAACTACTAGGAATAAAACATCGGAAAAGGCTGTAGTAAAACTAGAATTTGAAGCTTATGAACCAATGGCGATCAAAGAACTTCAAAAGATTGTAGACCGGGCTAAATCCCAATGGCCGATTCTTAAATATGCGATTTCTCACAGAGTTGGAGTGGTGGAGATAGGAGAGGAAGCCGTGGTGATCGCCGTTTCCACGCCGCATAGACAGGCTGCATTTGAGTCATGCAAGTTCATTATTGATGAACTCAAAAAGACTGTTCCAATCTGGAAAAAGGAAATCTTTGAAGATGGTGACGTATGGGTGGCCGCTCATCCTTAGTCTATTTCTACCCCAATATTTTTATTGCTTCTTCATACTCTTCCGGTGTGTTGACATTTTTCAATACACTCGGGTCGTCCAGATGTACAATTTCAATATCCGTATTAATCAATACTTTTCGCGGGCAAGAGTATCCTAAACTTAGAAAGTGCAACAGATGCGAATAGGCTCTAGGTTCCCAAAGTGTAATCAATGGCTCTGGAAATTCTGTTTCAGGATTGTAGAAAGCAGTAGCTGCCTTAGACGGGTTCCTTTTCGAAATCAACAATTCCAATGTCTCTTTGGTAATAAAAGGCTGATCGCAAGCCGTAACCAGCCAAGCAGCGTTTGGATTGGTTCTAAAAGCGGATAAGATGGCGCCATATGGCCCTAGTCCTGTAAAAGTATCTACCACTTCATTAGTCGAATCAGCCGTTGCCTGATCTTGACGTACCGAGTAATAGGCCTGGTCAGACACATTCGCTAACAAGTCATACATATAATCCTTTTGGCCTTTACCAAAGTAATTGATTTCACTTTTGTCTCGCTTCATGCGGGTGCTTTGTCCACCAGCTAATACAAGGCCATGGATAGCCGGCAAGTTGTTTTCTAATGTTTTGCTTATCCAGGAGACAATGGACTTTGTATCCCCAATGGATAATTGAGGAATTTCGTTCCAATTTGATATATGCGCTTGTAGGTAGTCTGGAATATCAGATTCACCCTCTTGAAACAGAATTAACCCTACTTGCGTGAGCTTGTGCAATTTTTTCTCAAGTGATTTTCGGGAGTCAATGACCAGAATTTGTTGATTGCCTTCAAAGTGATTCCCATTGACAAGCACCAAATCCTGATCAATGAATTTCTTTTTGTAATCAAATGAATTGAATTCACCCATTTGATCAAATCGGTGAAAATCTATTTTGTCCACATATTCCAGCTGATTGCCGTAGGCCAGTGAACTGCCCTCAAGGTTTGATTCATCATCTGCACTTTTATGGTCCGCGTCGACATAGGCAATTTTATGACGAGAAGAAAGTTGCTCACTGATTGTCCGAGCTAATTTTTTGATCTCACCACAGGGTATTCCCAAAATGGCCAATTCGTTTCGTCCAAAATGACCTAATGCTGGCCTTGTTAGTTTTGCGTGCTTTTGGTGTTTCTTAACCATCGTATCTAAAGTCTTTTTTTCCACCTGTCTTTGCAATTAATCTGGTTTCTTTAATAACAATATTGTGCGACAGCGCCTTACACATATCATAAATGGTGAGTGCTGCTAAGGATGCCCCAGTGAGAGCTTCCATCTCTACTCCCGTTTTGGCTGCGATAGTTGCTGTACATTCTATTTCTACTTCCAATCCTTTCACATTGATGGTGAAATCGCATCCATCCAAACCAATGGGATGACATAGTGGGATCAATTCACCAGTTTTTTTCGCAGCCATCGTTCCGGCTATGATGGCCGTTTGAAAAACAGGGCCTTTTTTAGAGTGAATCTCTCCTTGTTCCAACCCTGACATAATTTCTTTGGTCAATTGAACCGTACTTCTGGCCGTGGCCGTACGCGCTGTTACTTGCTTGTCAGAAACGTTGACCATTGCGGGATTGTTGCCAGAATCTATATGAGAAAATTTGTTGTTTTTCATATTTATATGTGTGATAGGAAGAGAGTTGTTTTTACTTTACAATGAGTTGATAAAA
The sequence above is drawn from the Reichenbachiella sp. genome and encodes:
- the gndA gene encoding NADP-dependent phosphogluconate dehydrogenase encodes the protein MKEEKNRIVFIMGVSGVGKSTIGNLLSEALDIPFFDGDDYHPKENILKMSNGQALNDKDRQGWLETLNDLAKRELQGQGAIIACSALKASYREILNRQIQKDVHWAFLNGSFEEIKKRIRGREGHFMSVDLLQSQFDSLEVPEHAIDVDISLTPKKIVEVISNQLEKSVFGLFGLGVMGKSLARNLASRGFNISLFNRHVDGQEVDVAKNFKEEFSELSAAAPFDNVAAFVGSLQKPRKIMLMVNAGKIVDDVIEDLLPHLEDGDILIDGGNSNYNDTNARVEYLKSKNIKFVGTGVSGGEEGALKGPSIMPGCDPEAYQEVKPYLEAIAAKDANGLPCCAWIGKGGSGHFVKMVHNGIEYVEMQLLAEVFTILQGMGKTPDQIADILESWKATSNSYLLEITIDILRKKEGDDWLVNKIMDKAGNKGTGNWTAIASAQLGVPSTMITSALYARYISFYKEERMTANKNITPQSEKSLNFTAEELLEAYQFARLMNHYQGFKLILEASNSYNWELNLSELSRIWTNGCIIRSDLMVELVDLFKISDNLLVNEAIIQKLKKLKPSAKKVVAACVLGEMAIPNLSESINFLNSFTVAESSANLLQAQRDYFGAHTYQRKDDNSGKFYHTDWLND
- a CDS encoding Nramp family divalent metal transporter; translation: MTASDNNTSILKRILSVILGFGPGIFAIGYTIGTGSVTSMIVAGSQFGMQLLWVLFLSCLFSGVLMFAYGNYALITGETALYGFKKHFKYGKVMAILIIVGISFGQWNSLMGILGISSNIIYEILALNFEGLSAYQYEVVLGVAIVIIVTFYLLMLVGRYTFFEKILVVFVSFMAVSFIVSFCFVQPHGVDVIKGLIPTIPDVPGGKMLVAAFVGTTMAAATFLSRPLFVKGKGWTIKNLDQQKKDSITAAILIFVISRVIMAVAAGALFYDGRQVTKVIDMANTLEPVAGKWAVTIFFCGALSAGLSSIFPCLLIAPLLIADYQSGILDTNSTRFRVITAIACLVALIGPAFGANPIQIQILSQVFNVFVLPIVVLGIILMLSNKKVMKDYKTSLGVYVGIYAALFFSLVISYNGVAALLTYFE
- a CDS encoding FadR/GntR family transcriptional regulator — translated: MKISLIDQQANRVLQNEVICKIRDLINTRNLERGDKLPSERTMSEKFMVKRNHVREAIRKLEFYGMLKSVSQSGTILAIGLTGFNGMVDEIVSMDAPAFKELVETRISLELEMVGLAAARRSTADLEKIKNALEAFKVKMARGEDYLEEDLLFHLAIAKASKNSTMVSLMLLLTPPILSTYERETVCEGDEAKSEIKKHEDVYLAIKSGDSEQATEMMKKHFFKLSEYLKSRD
- a CDS encoding DUF7009 family protein, coding for MKIRINGNFVRLRLSQSEVDQFASKGQVGDAIQFGNRSLTYQLVSSQQDEVSVDFDGANISVQVPKNLGSRWTDTDLVGFENADQTHVRILVEKDFQCLHKRPGEDESDNFPNPAAD
- the fdhD gene encoding formate dehydrogenase accessory sulfurtransferase FdhD, whose product is MSTVGIATSEILKIKNGENELTNDLLVKEEPLEIRIGYGGETKRLEFSLAVTMRTPGADEELARGFLLSEGIIKSPADILSAKYCMQAKQPENTLKVELKNDLAVDPDKFKRNFYSTSSCGVCGKAALEALNYEIPQSNQTPLSVSQDVIQSLTNKLTAHQNTFKYTGGLHAAALFDLQGNLLMLREDIGRHNALDKIIGVSTLNQIDLSDKILWLSGRLGFEMIQKSAMVGIRIIVALGAPSSLAVDLCLQQNITLIGFLKKDSFNIYSGKENVILNS
- a CDS encoding YciI family protein, translating into MYIISLTYKVPIENIDQYLDDHVNYLNDQYEQGNFLMSGKKVPRTGGVILANANNRDEISQILAQDPFYQHQLADYEVVEFVPSKSVKELEYLLD
- a CDS encoding MoaD/ThiS family protein translates to MSEIQIKVVAFGIARDIIGGRELDLTLEQGTKAHEAMHVLKSQYPGFEQLTSLNLAINEEYVDDNHTIKEGDELVLIPPVSGG
- a CDS encoding molybdenum cofactor biosynthesis protein MoaE — encoded protein: MIEITDKKIDVAVLIAAVAHDGAGATDVFIGTTRNKTSEKAVVKLEFEAYEPMAIKELQKIVDRAKSQWPILKYAISHRVGVVEIGEEAVVIAVSTPHRQAAFESCKFIIDELKKTVPIWKKEIFEDGDVWVAAHP
- a CDS encoding NTP transferase domain-containing protein; its protein translation is MEKKTLDTMVKKHQKHAKLTRPALGHFGRNELAILGIPCGEIKKLARTISEQLSSRHKIAYVDADHKSADDESNLEGSSLAYGNQLEYVDKIDFHRFDQMGEFNSFDYKKKFIDQDLVLVNGNHFEGNQQILVIDSRKSLEKKLHKLTQVGLILFQEGESDIPDYLQAHISNWNEIPQLSIGDTKSIVSWISKTLENNLPAIHGLVLAGGQSTRMKRDKSEINYFGKGQKDYMYDLLANVSDQAYYSVRQDQATADSTNEVVDTFTGLGPYGAILSAFRTNPNAAWLVTACDQPFITKETLELLISKRNPSKAATAFYNPETEFPEPLITLWEPRAYSHLLHFLSLGYSCPRKVLINTDIEIVHLDDPSVLKNVNTPEEYEEAIKILG
- the moaC gene encoding cyclic pyranopterin monophosphate synthase MoaC, whose product is MKNNKFSHIDSGNNPAMVNVSDKQVTARTATARSTVQLTKEIMSGLEQGEIHSKKGPVFQTAIIAGTMAAKKTGELIPLCHPIGLDGCDFTINVKGLEVEIECTATIAAKTGVEMEALTGASLAALTIYDMCKALSHNIVIKETRLIAKTGGKKDFRYDG